From one Dermacentor silvarum isolate Dsil-2018 chromosome 3, BIME_Dsil_1.4, whole genome shotgun sequence genomic stretch:
- the LOC125944103 gene encoding uncharacterized protein LOC125944103: MPPRGNDVDAASRELAEGAFRHNLVKAVFDNVDAAFWKERSPVTIQLLMAFTAAGFAELINSMPLCNLIMPIVFEIASVSTTNPVLYAIPVAAAASSNLIFPSSIPVVILRNSLEMPTSEAVVVGLVLKAVLVVSAVLSTNTVGRLLFEAEGKRLESTLPSLTTPMLNTSFIAAPFE, from the exons ATGCCCCCACGTGGAAATGATGTTGATGCTGCGTCACGAGAGCTGGCCGAAGG CGCTTTC CGCCATAACCTGGTCAAGGCGGTGTTCGACAACGTGGACGCTGCCTTCTGGAAGGAGCGCTCTCCAGTCACCATCCAGCTGCTGATGGCCTTCACGGCGGCAGGCTTCGCCGAGCTTATCAACAGCATGCCACTCTGCAACCTCATCATGCCCATCGTATTCGAGATA gcgtcggtgtccaCCACCAACCCTGTGCTGTACGCGATTCCGGTAGCGGCCGCGGCATCGTCGAACCTCATCTTCCCGTCAAGCATTCCCGTGGTCATCCTGAGGAACTCTCTGGAAATGCCCACGAGCGAAGCG GTGGTGGTAGGCCTGGTGCTCAAGGCCGTCCTGGTTGTGTCGGCGGTACTGTCCACCAACACGGTGGGACGCCTCCTTTTTGAGGCCGAAGGAAAGCGCTTGGAATCGACACTGCCAAGCCTGACCACTCCTATGCTCAACACGAGCTTCATCGCCGCTCCATTCGAGTAA